Proteins encoded within one genomic window of Aspergillus nidulans FGSC A4 chromosome VII:
- a CDS encoding DNA-directed RNA polymerase I subunit RPA49 (transcript_id=CADANIAT00008975), protein MASDKAEKKRKRASDRHERPTKKPALDLQSLPPLSASLIDDDSELAPVLINTPGVTSLPNIRLNPYLKTRSHGASHHAGNDGIASTELLLQSSEHPKLDFVGREANEDADSQLKHYVAVVDPASKTWEFVEVRRITLRGAVRRAAEEDEEEESEDEEMKTMREQRTDLTYTFGTKKSRKATQSMAENAQLSNAPSGAATAAESALLESMPAESALDIAAKSAAVQAEVQAAKPLPQANLDAKHPSEVYPLETLIPNGKATLRQLPIKEWQDTISAGLTVATTSRYVSSRIDDIVESGNTTHLQILRFVLVLLELARALRSGKGRGNKRLPSRDDLRRILSGGSKSSSDNSTDDLSSSQSTISDPIIDGIRRKFAPSGSTVSKNDITLLETTICALTLHLPPQPVKDGIPTPNGGNAPNEMATDPSDLRDDLQLDNAKITQYFRELGCRVDKPRETEFAKFGIRGGKAEAATRRVARLRIPVEFPKVSRAGGSRR, encoded by the exons ATGGCCTCAGACAAGGCCGAAAAAAAGCGCAAGCGTGCATCAGATCGCCATGAACGCCCTACCAAGAAGCCGGCGCTGGATTTGCAAAGCTTGCCTCCACTATCCGCAAGTCTCATAGACGACGACAGCGAGCTCGCTCCTGTACTGA TCAACACGCCCGGGGTCACGTCGTTGCCCAACATCCGTTTGAACCCGTACTTGAAAACCCGTAGCCATGGTGCTTCCCACCATGCGGGCAACGATGGAATCGCCTCGACAGAATTACTGCTGCAGTCCTCAGAACACCCGAAATTAGACTTTGTCGGCCGTGAAGCGAATGAGGATGCGGATTCTCAGTTGAAACATTACGTTGCTGTTGTAGACCCCGCGAGCAAAACGTGGGAGTTTGTTGAGGTTAGACGGATAACCCTTCGCGGCGCAGTTAGGCgggctgctgaggaggacgaagaggaggagagcgaggacgaggagatg AAGACAATGCGCGAACAAAGAACGGACCTTACGTACACATTCGGCACCAAAAAATCACGCAAGGCGACCCAATCCATGGCCGAAAATGCGCAGCTTTCGAATGCCCCTTCGGGCGCCGCAACAGCAGCTGAATCCGCCCTCTTGGAATCTATGCCCGCTGAGTCCGCTCTCGACATTGCTGCCAAATCCGCCGCTGTCCAGGCCGAAGTCCAAGCCGCAAAGCCCCTACCCCAGGCGAACCTCGATGCAAAACATCCGTCGGAAGTATACCCTCTCGAAACACTCATCCCCAATGGCAAAGCTACCCTCCGCCAACTGCCCATCAAGGAATGGCAAGACACGATCTCCGCGGGGCTCACAGTCGCCACAACATCACGATACGTTTCGTCGCGAATCGATGACATTGTCGAATCTGGGAACACGACACACCTCCAGATTTTGCGCTTCGTGCTTGTCCTCCTCGAGCTGGCTCGTGCTCTGCGCTCCGGCAAGGGTCGCGGCAACAAGCGCCTTCCGAGTCGCGACGACCTCCGCCGCATTCTCTCTGGAGGTTCGAAATCCTCCTCCGACAACAGCACAGACgacctctcctcttcccaatCCACAATCTCAGACCCGATTATCGACGGCATCCGTCGGAAATTTGCGCCCAGCGGCTCAACCGTTTCCAAGAACGATATCACACTTCTTGAAACTACTATATGTGCGCTGACGCTCCATCTTCCGCCTCAGCCTGTTAAGGATGGTATCCCCACGCCTAACGGTGGTAATGCGCCCAATGAGATGGCGACGGATCCTTCGGACCTACGTGATGATCTGCAGCTCGATAATGCGAAGATCACGCAGTATTTCAGGGAGTTGGGATGTCGGGTTGATAAGCCAAGGGAGACGGAATTTGCGAAATTCGGTATTCGGGGTGGGAAGGCCGAGGCTGCCACGAGGAGGGTTGCGCGTCTGAGGATTCCCGTCGAGTTTCCCAAAGTTAGTCGGGCTGGGGGGAGTAGGAGGTAG
- a CDS encoding putative MFS transporter (transcript_id=CADANIAT00008974), translating to MGVLDRETEGSKNSRSPSREKADEVQMGLESPQPGELPLLTATTERKLMAKVDWHVVPCLCIMYLLAFLDRVNISNAAALGLKDDLNIAEGTKYNTALTIFFVPYVLFEIPSNILLKKLRPHVWLSLCMFTFGVVTICQGLVTNWGGLMTTRWFLGMSETGMFPGCFYLLGMWYKRSEAQKRFSFFFSSTSLAGAFGGVLASGLGKMHGVRNLAGWRWVFLIEGVLTAVVAIILFFFLPDFPEEAKWLTEEERAYMRAKLAQDSGEAGEDTRMGWREVLAVFKDYKIFIGGLMYFGQIVTAYGYAYFAPTIIQSYGYGPIQTQLYSIPPWAGAFGFSMCIAYISDKFRHRFAFTIIPMLISMAGLGILMNVHDNRDVQYGALFLVTAGCYSAMPVVVCWYAMNLGGHRRRSVGTAWQVGFGNIGGIIATYSFLAKDRTNNYYTGFSIGISFLAFSCACCCVYFAAVWHQNQKKDRILASGDPSYLEEDEAVLGDQATKFRYAY from the exons ATGGGAGTCTTGG ATCGCGAAACTGAAGGCAGCAaaaacagccgcagcccgtCGCGCGAGAAGGCTGACGAAGTGCAGATGGGCTTGGAATCGCCGCAACCTGGCGAGCTTCCGCTGCTCACTGCGACCACGGAACGCAAGCTGATGGCCAAGGTTGATTGGCACGTTGTTCCCTGCCTGTGCATCATGTACCTGCTTGCTTTCTTGGACCG AGTGAATATCAGTAATGCGGCAGCTCTAGGCCTGAAGGACGACTTGAACATCGCCGAAGGAACAAAATATAACACGGCGCTGACCATTTTCTTCGTCCCCTACGTTCTCTTCGAAATCCCGTCCAACATTCTACTTAAGAAACTGAGGCCTCATGTTTGGC TTTCATTGTGCATGTTCACGTTCGGTGTTGTTACGATCTGCCAGGGTTTGGTCACAAACTGGGGCGGGCTGATGACCACTCGTTGGTTTCTTG GCATGTCTGAAACAGGCATGTTTCCTGGGT GTTTCTATCTGCTAGGAATGTGGTACAAGCGCAGCGAGGCCCAGAAGCGATTtagtttcttcttcagctctacTTCGTTGGCCGGTGCGTTCGGCGGCGTCCTCGCCAGTGGTCTTGGTAAAATGCACGGTGTCCGCAATTTGGCTGGATGGCGATGGGTTTTCCTTATTGAGGGTGTGCTCACTGCCGTGGTTGCCATCATCTtattcttcttcctccccgatTTTCCCGAGGAGGCTAAGTGGCTCACTGAGGAAGAGCGCGCGTACATGCGCGCAAAGCTGGCTCAGGATTCTGGAGAGGCAGGAGAAGATACCCGTATGGGCTGGCGCGAGGTTTTGGCCGTTTTCAAAGACT ACAAGATCTTTATTGGTGGCTTGATGTATTTTGGACAGATTGTCACAGCTTATG GCTATGCTTATTTTGCGCCAACAATTATCCAATCCTACGGATATGGAC CAATTCAAACGCAGCTATACTCGATTCCACCTTGGGCGGGCGCATTCGGATTCTCCATGTGCATCGCATACATTTCTGACAAATTCCGACATCGTTTCGCATTCACTATAATCCCGATGCTGATTTCCATGGCTGGATTGGGTATCCTCATGAACGTGCATGATAACCGCGATGTTCAATACGGTGCGCTATTTTTGGTCACAGCGGGATGCTACAGCGCCATGCCTGTGGTTGTTTGTTGGTATGCTATGAACCTAGGTGGtcatcggcggcgcagtGTTGGAACTGCATGGCAGGTCGGGTTCGGTAACA TTGGCGGTATTATCGCGACGTATTCGTTCCTTGCGAAGGACAGGACGAATAACTATTACACCGGCTTCAGTATTGGTATATCTTTTCTTGCGTTTTCTTGCGCCTGCTGTTGCGTCTACTTCGCGGCAGTGTGGCATCAAaaccagaagaaggaccGAATCCTAGCGAGTGGTGACCCTAGTTacctggaagaggatgaggcggTCCTGGGAGATCAGGCGACGAAGTTCCGTTATGCGTACTGA
- the yop1 gene encoding protein yop1 (transcript_id=CADANIAT00008971) → MASFQDRAQHTIAQLDKELSKYPVLNNLERQTSVPKVYVILGLGGIYTFLVFFNIAGQLLVNLAGFILPTYYSLDALFSAGKADDTQWLTYWVVYAFFTVVESAISAPYWFPFYYIFKFALVLWLALPQTNGAQIVFKSLVQPLVGRYFTGGSTSANLRAQADAATKSQ, encoded by the exons ATGGCTAGCTTCCAGGACCGTGCTCAGCACACCATCGCCCAGCTCGACAAGGAG CTCTCCAAGTACCCTGTCCTTAACAACCTTGAGCGCCAGACCTCTGTCCCAAAGGTCTACGTTATCCTTGGTTTGGGCGGTATCTACACCTTCCTGGTCTTCTTTAACATTGCCGGTCAATTGCTCGTCAACCTTGCTGGCTTCATTCTCCCCACCTACTACTCCCTTGACGCCCTTTTCTCCGCTGGAAAGGCTGATGACACTCAG TGGTTGACT TACTGGGTTGTTTACGCTTTCTTTACTGTCGTTGAGAGCGCAATCAGTGCCCCTTACTGGTTCC CCTTCTACTACATCTTCAAGTTTGCACTTGTCCTCTGGCTCGCTCTTCCTCAGACCAA TGGCGCTCAAATCGTCTTCAAATCTCTCGTGCAGCCTCTTGTTGGCCGCTACTTCACCGGTGGTTCCACCTCGGCCAACCTCAGGGCCCAGGCTGATGCCGCTACCAAGTCGCAGTAA
- a CDS encoding putative RSC complex subunit (Sth1) (transcript_id=CADANIAT00008970) has protein sequence MTSLQTPPNNVAPANMSLPANLTPQHIQETLQKFKQMQEQGVRQDDPEYLKAHNLLSAVQRQQAFQKQRQLAQQQQQLQAQRQQQQNGSSTQEAVAPNGVNNRANPSATSNNAVQDVGSASALGQQNHQKGAPAASGSFSADQLQTLRNQIMAFKMLTKNLQIPPRVQQQLFMSKKVTTPAPSDNVAVAESVLEKFSQGKPEQAAATADVSNAKEFYEHFQSPYDLIPKTVSFTDHASRSHRMRIPALMPPGIDLEQVREEREVALYNRINARKAELAALPANIAAWNSGQSDVATGDDSLKLKALIEYRMLNLLPKQRLLRKQIQHEMFHYDNLGMTANRATHRRMKKQSLREARITEKLEKQQRDARESREKRKQDVHLQAIVNHGAELRETASQQRQRAGKLGRMMLQHHQHMEREEQRRVERTAKQRLQALKANDEETYLKLLGQAKDSRISHLLNQTDGFLKQLAASVRQQQRNQAERYGEEHDFDDDDDEDIASGSDEEGEGRRKIDYYAVAHRIKEEITEQPSILVGGTLKEYQMKGLQWMISLYNNNLNGILADEMGLGKTIQTISLITHIIERKRNNGPFLVIVPLSTLTNWNLEFEKWAPSVSRIVYKGPPNARKQQQQNIRWGNFQVLLTTYEYIIKDRPILSKIKWTHMIVDEGHRMKNTQSKLSSTLSQYYTSRYRLILTGTPLQNNLPELWALLNFVLPNIFKSVKSFDEWFNTPFANTGGQDRMDLTEEEQLLVIRRLHKVLRPFLLRRLKKDVEKDLPDKQERVIKCRFSALQAKLNKQLATHNKMVVSDGKGGKVGMRGLSNMLMQLRKLCNHPFVFEQVEDQVNPGRGTNDLIWRTAGKFELLDRILPKFKATGHRVLMFFQMTQIMNIMEDFLRLRGMKYLRLDGSTKSDDRSDLLKLFNAPDSEYFCFLLSTRAGGLGLNLQTADTVIIFDSDWNPHQDLQAQDRAHRIGQKNEVRILRLITSNSVEEKILERAQFKLDMDGKVIQAGKFDNKSTNEERDALLRTLLETAEGTDQAGDQDEMDDDDLNNIMARSDEELAVFQRMDRERQKTCPYGPGHKLPRLMGESELPEIYVTEENPVAEEAAEIELSGRGARERKITRYDDGLTEEQWLMAVDADDDTIEDAIARKEARVEKRRSNKEKRGRKAQGDESSPEPSRETSETPQPKKRGRRGPAPKRKAEELAEETPQPKRKRGRQAKPVETLSPDDRAALQQILNNVYQALMDMEQELPADSSDSEDGPVTRSIIEPFMKPPPKSQYPDYYMIIQNPIAMDMIKKKINREEYQSLRDFRNDIGLLCQNARTYNEDGSILFQDANDIEARCVAELSKEVEAHPQFADFDGPANSNDNPVSVAGGDTPSAAATPGQPKLKLTFNAGGAMPGTVNDLQ, from the exons ATGACGTCCCTCCAGACACCCCCAAATAATGTGGCCCCGGCAAATATGAGCCTACCGGCAAATTTGACGCCGCAGCACATACAAGAAACCCTTCAG AAATTCAAGCAGATGCAGGAACAAGGTGTTCGTCAAGATGACCCCGAATATCTAAAGGCACACAATCTCCTCTCTGCTGTTCAGCGGCAACAAGCTTTTCAGAAGCAGCGACAATtagcacagcagcagcagcaactccagGCTCAGCgccaacagcaacaaaatGGTTCTTCCACCCAAGAGGCCGTGGCGCCGAATGGAGTCAACA ACCGTGCCAATCCGAGCGCTACTTCAAACAACGCTGTTCAAGATGTGGGCTCCGCGTCAGCCCTCGGCCAACAGAACCATCAAAAAGGCGCACCGGCTGCGAGCGGCAGTTTTTCTGCGGATCAGTTGCAGACACTTCGCAACCAAATAATGGCTTTCAAaatgttgacgaagaacctTCAAATACCGCCGCGCGTTCAGCAACAGCTTTTCATGTCCAAGAAAGTCACCACACCCGCGCCGTCGGATAATGTTGCTGTGGCTGAGAGTGTACTGGAAAAATTTTCTCAGGGAAAGCCAGAACAAGCTGCGGCAACTGCTGATGTGTCGAACGCTAAAGAGTTTTATGAGCATTTCCAGTCCCCATACGACCTAATTCCTAAAACGGTCAGCTTCACGGACCACGCATCTCGGTCTCATCGCATGCGCATACCAGCTCTGATGCCGCCGGGTATTGATCTGGAACAAGTGCGCGAGGAGCGAGAAGTTGCACTATACAACCGAATCAATGCGCGGAaagctgagcttgctgcACTTCCCGCAAACATTGCTGCATGGAACTCGGGCCAAAGTGATGTCGCTACTGGCGACGACTctttgaagctgaaggctCTGATCGAGTACAGAATGCTCAATCTTTTGCCTAAACAGAGGCTCCTCCGCAAACAAATCCAGCATGAGATGTTTCATTATGACAATCTTGGCATGACTGCCAATCGTGCTACTCATCGGCGTATGAAGAAGCAATCGTTGCGCGAAGCCCGGATCACTGAGAAACTTGAGAAGCAGCAACGTGATGCCCGCGaatcaagagaaaagaggaaacagGATGTCCATCTCCAAGCGATAGTCAATCACGGTGCGGAACTTCGGGAAACGGCAAGCCAGCAACGCCAACGCGCTGGAAAACTTGGTCGTATGATGCTtcaacaccaccagcacATGGAACGTGAGGAGCAAAGGCGCGTTGAACGAACTGCTAAGCAACGTCTTCAGGCTTTGAAGGCCAACGATGAAGAGACCTACTTGAAGCTTCTCGGACAAGCCAAAGATTCTCGgatttctcatcttcttaACCAGACTGACGGTTTCCTCAAACAGCTTGCCGCGTCTGTTAGACAACAACAGCGTAACCAAGCTGAACGATATGGTGAGGAACACGatttcgatgatgatgatgacgaagacatcGCATCCGGcagcgacgaggaaggcgaaggccGCCGAAAGATCGACTACTACGCTGTTGCTCACCGTATTAAAGAAGAGATAACCGAACAACCTTCTATTCTTGTTGGTGGTACCTTGAAGGAGTATCAGATGAAGGGTCTGCAATGGATGATTTCGCTCTACAACAACAATCTTAACGGCATTCTGGCCGACGAAATGGGTCTTGGAAAAACGATCCAGACCATTAGTTTAATCACGCATATTAttgagagaaagaggaacaATGGCCCGTTTTTGGTCATTGTCCCTCTGAGCACTCTGACGAACTGGAACCTTGAATTTGAAAAATGGGCGCCGTCCGTGTCGAGAATTGTCTACAAAGGCCCGCCAAATGCTCGaaaacaacagcagcaaaacaTTCGCTGGGGAAATTTTCAGGTTCTATTAACGACTTACGAGTACATCATCAAGGACCGCCCTATTCTGAGCAAGATAAAGTGGACACATATGATCGTGGACGAGGGTCATCGCATGAAGAACACACAGTCTAAGCTTAGTAGCACTCTTTCGCAGTACTACACCAGCCGTTACCGATTGATTTTGACGGGTACCCCATTACAAAACAATCTCCCTGAACTGTGGGCGCTCTTGAACTTCGTTTTGCCAAATATCTTCAAATCAGTGAAGTCATTTGACGAATGGTTCAACACGCCATTTGCTAATACCGGTGGTCAAGACCGCATGGATTTgactgaagaagaacagctcCTTGTCATTCGTCGTCTACACAAGGTCCTTCGACCATTCTTGCTCCGACGTCTGAAGAAGGATGTCGAAAAAGACCTGCCTGACAAGCAGGAGAGAGTTATCAAATGCCGCTTCTCTGCCTTACAAGCAAAGCTCAACAAGCAACTTGCTACACACAATAAGATGGTTGTTAGTGATGGCAAGGGAGGCAAAGTTGGTATGCGTGGCCTCAGTAACATGCTGATGCAATTGAGGAAGCTCTGCAATCATCCCTTTGTGTTTGAGCAGGTGGAAGATCAAGTAAACCCTGGGCGAGGCACAAATGATCTAATCTGGCGTACCGCTGGAAAGTTTGAACTGCTCGATAGAATCCTCCCAAAGTTCAAGGCCACCGGCCACCGTGTTTTGATGTTTTTCCAAATGACTCAGATCATGAACATCATGGAGgattttcttcgtcttcgtggGATGAAGTACTTGCGTCTTGACGGTTCTACAAAATCCGATGACCGATCAGACTTgctgaagctcttcaatgccCCAGACTCTGAGtatttctgcttcttgctctcaACACGTGCTGGTGGTCTCGGCTTAAATCTGCAAACCGCTGATACTGTCATCATTTTCGATTCCGACTGGAATCCTCACCAGGATCTCCAAGCCCAAGATCGTGCGCACCGTATCGGTCAGAAGAACGAGGTCAGAATCTTGCGACTCATCACCTCTAATTCTGTCGAAGAGAAGATTTTGGAGCGAGCTCAATTTAAACTCGACATGGATGGCAAGGTCATTCAAGCGGGAAAATTCGATAACAAGTCTACCAACGAAGAACGAGATGCACTCTTGCGTACTCTGCTCGAGACTGCTGAGGGTACAGATCAAGCCGGAGACCaggatgagatggatgatgatgacctGAACAACATAATGGCTCGATCAGACGAGGAATTGGCGGTTTTCCAGCGCATGGATAGGGAACGGCAGAAGACGTGTCCATACGGCCCTGGCCACAAGCTGCCCCGTCTGATGGGCGAGAGTGAACTCCCAGAGATCTACGTGACTGAAGAGAACCCCGTCGCGGAAGAAGCTGCTGAGATAGAGCTTTCTGGTCGCGGTGCTCGCGAGCGTAAGATTACTCGCTACGACGACGGCCTCACAGAAGAGCAATGGCTTATGGCGGTGGATGCCGATGACGACACCATCGAGGATGCGATTGCACGGAAAGAGGCGAGGGTTGAGAAGCGTCGTTCCAACAAGGAGAAGCGTGGTCGTAAGGCGCAAGGCGACGAGTCGTCGCCCGAGCCATCACGAGAGACGTCTGAAACACCCCAACCCAAGAAGCGTGGTCGCAGAGGGCCGGCTCCAAAGCGTAAAGCAGAGGAGCTAGCTGAGGAGACACCTCAGCCAAAGCGCAAGAGGGGCAGACAAGCCAAGCCTGTCGAAACGTTGAGTCCAGATGACCGGGCCGCTTTACAACAGATCCTCAACAATGTCTACCAAGCCTTAATGGACATGGAGCAGGAGTTACCAGCCGACTCCTCCGATAGCGAGGATGGACCTGTCACACGTTCCATTATCGAGCCATTTATGAAGCCACCACCAAAGTCGCAGTATCCTGACTATTACATGATCATCCAGAATCCAATCGCTATGGacatgatcaagaagaagatcaaccGCGAAGAATATCAGAGTCTGAGAGACTTCCGGAATGATATCGGTCTCCTTTGCCAGAACGCGCGAACGTACAACGAAGATGGTAGCATCCTGTTCCAGGACGCTAACGACATTGAG GCACGATGTGTTGCCGAGCTGAGCAAGGAAGTCGAAGCTCACCCACAGTTCGCCGACTTTGATGGCCCGGCAAACTCAAATGATAACCCAGTGTCTGTTGCCGGAGGTGACACCCCCAGCGCTGCTGCAACGCCAGGGCAACCGAAATTGAAACTGACGTTCAACGCTGGAGGCGCCATGCCTGGCACTGTAAACGACCTTCAGTGA
- a CDS encoding autophagy-related protein 101 (transcript_id=CADANIAT00008972): protein MEPRKTPPEYFLEIFADTTTVRDVLKGVLNLIFFHRYFPSIRPTTFDVLDFTLPAINDVDLDTLIDSRISALVRQHSSSAAGAHDSNGVRGRIAVEFYEKKRRRSNMWFPALAGKGEDEVCWEVWNLDVTVATPRTESERAKVRKAMENMLQKAALKILAVVNRDKDHIPPITTTESNPFPYRIILNPRTDGWQNRFGLY, encoded by the exons ATGGAGCCCCGCAAAACCCCTCCGGAATACTTCCTAGAGATCTTCGCAGACACGACTACAGTCAGAGACGTGTTAAAAG GCGTCCTCAACCTAATCTTTTTCCATCGATACTTCCCATCAATCCGCCCAACTACATTTGACGTCCTTGATTTTACACTCCCAGCAATCAACGATGTAGATTTAGACACCCTGATTGACTCGCGTATCAGCGCCCTAGTTCGGCAGCACTCCTCGTCGGCCGCGGGTGCGCATGATTCAAACGGCGTGCGCGGGCGCATTGCCGTCGAGTTCTACGAAAAGAAGCGCAGGCGCTCGAATATGTGGTTCCCAGCGTTAGCAGGAAAGGGGGAAGACGAAGTTTGCTGGGAGGTATGGAATTTAGATGTAACAGTTGCTACTCCACGGACGGAATCTG AACGCGCAAAGGTCCGCAAAGCAATGGAGAACATGCTGCAAAAGGCTGCGCTCAAGATTCTAGCCGTCGTCAACCGCGATAAAGATCATATCCCCCCCATCACCACGACCGAATCGAATCCGTTTCCTTATCGCATCATCCTGAACCCACGCACCGATGGATGGCAGAACCGGTTCGGCTTATATTGA
- a CDS encoding protein pexC (transcript_id=CADANIAT00008973), whose amino-acid sequence MISATRRWFRRNRKTLAIGTGVIGVGYLAGQYVLGKISEARERMSSDRIARENLRRRFEQNQTDCTYTVLALLPTAAEDILEALPVEELTKELQKKRAERLARLNAGEGTATGSDMSSVAPSLLEDDRKSVSSESFLRTSQLGDSAVDEDASQPKRNKTQLWNEVKITSITRAFTLIYTLSLLTIFTRVQLNLLGRRNYLSSVISLATPADSSRITLEDHDDDLTQTLGNDFETNRRYLAFSWWLLHRGWKQLMEEVKAAVVEVFGPLNPRDDISFDKLSELTLQVRKKIEGATEEERKRRKWLPYLLPPREDEDHLLEESGVLGVTEPSTPQTAATLRHLLDETADLIDSPTFTRVQMLLNNECFETLIQQCKTDAFKSTGPVTAPQSFTSVATVIPVKENSELKTKLANVLAVLARQAHAIGNGTSPNIYVNAMDHGVRELEAFAAVVYSSNFDSELLGAGARTNTSNAVAAVPDSTASSPVMVGQDDGFRQGGIAEGRPGAEDADDNDLERAWGRAVVEQPSGGSTA is encoded by the exons ATGATCAGTGCTACGAGGCGCTGGTTCAGGCGCAATCGCAAGACCCTCGCAATCGGCACAGGCGTCATCGGTGTGGGCTACCTCGCAGGTCAATATGTACTAGGCAAGATATCAGAAGCACGAGAACGGATGAGCAGTGATCGTATCGCCCGTGAGAA CTTACGGCGACGATTTGAACAGAACCAGACTGATTGCACATACACAGTGTTGGCGTTATTGCCAACTGCGGCGGAGGATATATTGGAGGCTCTGCCCGTGGAGGAATTGACAAAGGAGTTGCAGAAGAAACGCGCTGAGCGGCTGGCTCGTCTCAATGCCGGGGAAGGGACGGCGACAGGGTCGGATATGAGCTCTGTGGCACCCAGCCTTCTAGAGGATGACCGAAAAAGCGTATCGAGTGAATCGTTTCTGCGGACAAGCCAACTTGGGGACTCGGCAGTTGACGAGGATGCGTCCCAGCCGAAACGGAACAAGACACAGCTGTGGAACGAGGTTAAGATTACCT CCATTACTCGGGCGTTTACCCTGATATACACTCTATCCCTATTGACAATCTTCACGCGCGTCCAACTAAACCTCCTCGGCCGCCGGAATTATCTCTCGAGCGTGATTTCTTTAGCCACGCCTGCGGACTCCTCGAGAATCACTTTAGAGgatcatgatgatgatttgaCGCAAACGCTGGGGAACGACTTCGAGACCAACCGACGGTATCTTGCCTTTAGCTGGTGGCTGCTTCATCGTGGTTGGAAGCAATTAATGGAGGAGGTTAAGGCCGCGGTAGTGGAAGTGTTCGGCCCACTGAACCCAAGGGATGATATTTCCTTTGACAAGCTATCGGAATTGACCCTTCAGGTGCGGAAAAAGATCGAAGGTGCtacggaggaagagaggaa ACGTCGAAAGTGGCTGCCCTACTTGCTTCCGCcgagagaagacgaggatcaCCTGCTGGAGGAGTCCGGCGTCCTCGGGGTCACAGAACCCTCAACCCCCCAAACAGCAGCGACATTGCGccatcttctcgacgagACTGCCGATCTGATCGACTCCCCAACATTCACTCGCGTTCAGATGCTCCTCAACAATGAGTGTTTCGAGACATTGATACAACAATGCAAGACTGACGCATTCAAATCCACCGGACCCGTGACAGCCCCTCAATCCTTCACGTCTGTTGCCACGGTGATTCCGGTCAAGGAGAATTCAGAACTCAAGACAAAGCTAGCAAACGTGCTTGCCGTGCTTGCTCGGCAAGCGCATGCCATCGGCAACGGGACATCTCCGAACATTTATGTAAATGCGATGGATCACGGTGTACGAGAGCTCGAAGCTTTCGCGGCGGTGGTATACAGCTCGAACTTTGATTCCGAGCTTCTGGGCGCTGGCGCGAGAACCAACACGTCTAACGCGGTGGCCGCGGTACCAGATTCCACTGCCTCATCTCCTGTGATGGTTGGTCAGGACGACGGATTCCGTCAAGGCGGCATTGCTGAGGGTAGACCAGGGGCGGAGGATGCCGACGATAACGACCTGGAAAGGGCATGGGGGAGAGCTGTGGTAGAACAACCGAGTGGTGGGTCGACTGCGTAG